TATCGTGCTGCAAGAGCCATTTCTCTTTAGCGGAACAATTGCCGAGAACATCGGATATGGCAACCCGGGTGCCACCTTCGAGGAGATCATGCAGGCAGCACAGGCGGCGAATGCACATAATTTTATCGTGGCAAAGGCGGATGGTTACGACACAAATGTCGGAGAACGGGGAAACAGCCTGTCAGGTGGAGAGAAGCAGCGCGTTTCTATCGCACGCGCCATCCTCCACAACCCAAAGATTCTTATTTTAGATGAAGCGACCTCGTCGGTGGATGTCGAGACCGAGAAAGAGATTCAGGAGGCAGTTGCCCGGCTAGTCAAAAATAGGACGACCTTCGCCATTGCTCATCGACTGTCGACCCTTCGGAACGCTAACCGGCTGGTCGTCCTTGATGCAGGACGAATTGTAGAGGTCGGTACACACAGTGAATTGATGGCCAAGAAGGGGGCGTTTTATGATCTTGTAGAGTTACAACAACAGACCTCTGAAATTATCGGAATCAGAGAATGACGGCAGCTAACTTAACAAGTTAGACTAAGCAACATTTTTCACTTATTAACTCATGAAAGGAATACCAATTATGGCAACAACACATAAACTTCAAGCAAGTCATTTGCATTCTATCACGCGACGGATATTTGTCGCAGCAGGCGCAACCCGCCACATCGCTGACGATGTGGCAGAAATTCTGGTCAACGCGAACCTCGCTGGCCACGACTCACACGGAGTCCTTCGCATCCCCGCATATCTGCGCAGCATTGAAGGTGGTGGAATTGTTCCGAATGTGGAGCCTGAAGTTGCTAGGGAAACCGCGAATACCATGTTTTTCGATGGGAAAAACTGTTTCGGTCATTACATCGCTCGACAGGCGATGAACCGTGCAATTGAGAAAGCAAAAGCAGCAGATATTTGTAGCGTAAGTATCGTTAATACCGGTCACATTGGTCGCCTGGGTGAGTATGCAGAAGCAGCGGCAAGCGCGGGATGTATTGGTATTATTACGACCGGTGGAGGTGGGCGAATGCAGGGAATTACAGTGCCCTTTGGCGGTGCTGGCGGTGCAACAGGCACCAACCCGATTGCCGTAGGTGTCCCAACCGGTGACGATGCGCCGTTTGTCATTGATATTGCCACAAGTATGATTGCTGAGGGCAAAATCCAAGTCGCACGGAGCAAAGGCGAAGATTTGCCTGAAGACCACATAGTGGATAAGAACGGAAATCCGAGTGTCAAACCTGCGGACTTTTACGATGGCGGATTCCTCCTACCGTTTGGCTTGCACAAAGGTTACTCAATCGGCTTGCTGGTTTGTTTGCTTGGAGGACTATCTGGCACTTTTGATATTGAAAAAGGCGCGATGGGCGGCTGTTTTATGCAGGTGATAAATGTCAACTCGCTGACGCCGTTGGACGAATATCAACAGGGCGTGCGTGCTTTCCTAGATGGCATCAAGTCGATCCCTCCTGCACCGGGCTTTAACGAGGTCCTTGTCCCCGGTGACTTTGAACATCGGAATCGCGTCCAGCGTCTGGCTGACGATATTGAACTCCCCGATACTATCCATCAGCAGATTTCGGAGTGTGCAGAGAAACTAGGTGTTTCAATGAGCGAAGACGCTGTTGAACCTGCCGACGCAGAACGATATGAATGAAGTGTCAAACGTGATGTGTGAAACGTGAAAACCATTATTCATTGGTGTCGTCAGGCCAGGAGGAGCAGTTTACTGGGCTTTAAAAAAACAGTGCAAAGCACAAAGAGAAACCGAGTTTTTTCAAAACCCGGTTTCGGTTGCACGATTTCTGTACATGAGCGTTTGACGCAGTTTGAATCTGAACAGGCTAACTGATTATGCTATTTTTCATCATCTGGATTATCTGTATACCGCTGGTTATCTGGATTGTTCTGCAGATTATCTCGAGACGGAAAGCGGGAGGAGAAGTCGAGCCCAGCGTTCAACTTGAGGAATGTGCACTCTGCCATGAGGAATTTCCAATGAACGTGCTGCTAGAGAAGGAGGTCGGCGGCTATAGCAGACTCTACTGCTTTTGCGGCAATTGTATTGAACAACTACGCCGCGAATACCAAGCAAAAGTAGAACAAAGAGATGAGGAACATGAACAAATCAGTGAATCCACGAATGCATAAATTGAGTTCAAGTATTCATTAAACTACCTAAGTTGCTAGATAACCGTAGTCGGGCCAGTCGCGATTCGGATATCGCTCCTACAGTATGTTTTTTGTAGGAGGGAATTCCAATTCCCGACTCTTGCACCTGTTTCTGGTGATTAGTTTATCGACTAGCAACTTGCGTTAAGCTGATAAATACTCGAACTCAGTCTGCTCGGATACATCATACAATTGAGGGTTCAACCTGATTTCATCGGAGTAGATTCCACAAAGGAGGTTGATATGTACGATTTAGTTACATTTGGCGAAGCGATGGTACGACTCACTTCGCCCGAGTTTAGGCGGCTTGAGCAGTCGTCAACGCTATTGATGGACGCCGGCGGGGCGGAGTTGAATGTCGCAGTCAATGGGGCTCAGTTAGGACTACGCACCGCATGGGTCTCTCGCTTGGTTGATAACTGGTCAGGAAAATTCATCGCTAACAAAGGACGTGAGTTAGGCGTCGATACGTCCCATATTGCGTGGACACCGTTTGACGGCGTCGGGCTAGAACGGAACGGATTCTATCATGTCGAATTAAGTGCGGGCCCCCGCGCTAGCACCGTTACCTATGACCGCGGTTATTCAGCAATCTCAAATATCCAACCCGGCGAAATTAATTGGTCACAGATTTTTGATGGTGCCCGTTGGTTCCATCTGAGCGGCATCACTCCGGCACTATCTGAATCCGCAGCAGCGGTAGCGAAAGAAGCACTTCAGGCAGCACGTGCCGCAGACGTAAAAACGAGTTACGACCTAAACTTCCGATCCAAGTTATGGAACGCAGAACAAGCACAGGCTGCGAATCGTGAGATGATGGATCACGTCTGTGTGCTCATCGGTAACGAAGAGGATTTTGAGATGGCACTCGGATTCAAAGCAGAGGGTACAACTGAAAGTTTCAGCCAACTTGATCCGGAGAGTTATAAAGAGGTCGCACAACGGGTTTGTGAGGCATTCCCCAATATCGAAATGATTGGCACAACCCTGCGCGACGCAAAAACCGGTTGGCTGAACGATTGGCGCACGCTTCTGTTCGACGGATCAGACTTCTACCTATCGCGCATCTACGAAAATCTCGAACTTGTTGATCGCGTCGGCGGCGGTGATAGTTTCTCCGCAGGATTGATCTATAGCCTGCTCAGCGGCAAATCACTTCAAGAAGCAGTTGATTTCGGTGGTGGCTACTCCGCGCTTGCGCATACCTTTCCCGGTGATTTCAACTGGGCAACTGCCGAAGAAGCTGAAAGCGCAATGCAGGCGGGTAGTGTTAGGATTCGGCGATAGGTTTTTGGAATAACCCGGAATCGTCGGAACAGGTGAACTTCATCTCATTGAAGGTTAGCTCATCGGTTCTTCAATCCGTCCATCGGATTTGTTCACTCACGGGTTTCCGCTCATGCGTGGGCACTTCAGCCGGATAACCCATATAATAAAATCCGATGATATACTCACAATCGGAATCAATACCGAGTAGATCGTAGGTATTTTGCTCCAGCGTGATTGCGCCGGTGCTCCACTGCATCCCGACCCCTCGCTCCCAACCAGCCAGTTGAATGTTCAGCATCGCGCAGCAGGTTGCAGCGTAGTCTTCGCGCTTGCGTTGTTCGTCGCCATCTTGAAGACACGAAACCGCCACAATTGTCGGTTTGGACGTGAACTTCTTGAAGCCTTGCTCTCCTGCCTTGGCAAGGATTGCTTCATCCGCAGCCGCAGCCGCTTTTGGGTTGGACGTAATTTTTTCGATCTGGATTTCACTATACCGTTCAGCGAGGATTAGCTTCGTTTCTTCACCAATGACAGTGAATCGCCACGGCTCGGTTAGGTGGTGATTGGGACTCCAGATACCTGCCTCAAGAATCTCTTCGAGAACATCTTGGGGCACTGGATCCGGCTTAAACTGAAAAATCGTTCGGCGAGATCGGATTGTTTCTGTAACAGGGAATCTCTGATCGGTCGGAACAGAGCGTATCTCAGTGCTCAAAGTATCTTGACTCATCATTTCCTCCTTTTTTTGAAACTGAGACTCATTTTCAATTACAGGCTTGAAAAAATTATAAACCCACAGAGAATATTTGTCAAGAGGTTTTTCGCAAAAAAAATGTAGGTAACTAGAAGTTGTGTAATACGTTTTTCAAGAATAAAGGTTAGCAATTCCGGCTCAATTCGGTCTCAATAACACTATCCCTCTAGCTAGTGAGAGCATTTCGGATTTCTGTGAATAGGGTTGACCTCACCAATGTCGTGTGATATACTGTCCGCAAAAATAAATCAAGCACAAGATAGTATACAGCCATCTTTAACCTAAAGGAGTCATTTAATGCAAGTTGTCGATCTTGGCAGAACAGGGCTGCGAGTTTCGCGGCTTTCGATTGGAACAGGTACGCACGGCTGGGGTGGAAAATCGGATCAGACGGCACTAGGATTGAAAGGATTGGTCGACCTCCTCCACTTTGCCCACGATCAGGGTGTAACGTTTTGGGATGCCGCAGATCAATACGGCAGCCACTCCTACATCAAGGAAGCCCTCAAGGGATTGGATCGGTCATCAGTTGTTATCACATCAAAAACTGTTTCGCGCACTAGAGAATCGGTTGAAAATGATGTCAAACGCTTCTTGAAGGAAATCGGATCGGACTATGTGGATATTGTATTGCTGCACTGTCTCACCGAATTCGATTGGCCCGAGCGCTATCCGGACGCGATGGAAGCCTTAGAGCGGTGCAAAGAACAGGGACTCATACGTGCGCATGGCGTTTCATGCCACGATTATGGCGCGTTCCAAACGGCTGCCATGACCAAATGGGTCGAAGTTGTGTTAGCCCGGATTAACTACACTGGCGTCCACATGGACGCATCACCGGCTGATGTTATACGGACTATGGAACAGATGGCAGCATTTGGCAAAGGTATCTATGGAATGAAGGTACTTGGACAAAGCAAGTTAGCCGAGGAAGATGGCCCGAAGCAAGGTATTGAGTTTGTCATGGGGCTGCCTTGTGTACACGCAATGACAATTGGCATGACTAGCCGGAGCGAAGTTGAAGAGAATGTTGCAATTGTCAATGAACTTGCTGATTAATTCAAGTCGCCACTTATCTCCTGTAGTATGAGCCTACTGAAATTTTGGAAGTCTTTCCCCTAACTATAAGGAGTCACGTCTTGAAACTGTTTGATTTGAAGATTTTAAGTCCTTTTGTCTACATCATCGCTGCGAGTCTCCTTCAGGTTCCCGCGCTACTCCTAGCGCAAAATCCGGAGCAGACGGAACAGTGGCAGCGGGAACATGAAGAGAAGAAGGAGGAGAAGCGTAGCCTAGAAGAACAAAGAAACACGATTATCCAAAAGGAACAAGGGATCTTACAGAAACTACAAGAAATTGAAACCAAGTTAGCCACTAACAAAAAAGAACTCGCCCGGTATCAACAAGAGATTGAAAATCATACACTTGAGGCTGCGGAACTTCAAAGAGAATTAGAGGAGTTGCTCTCTCAAGACAAGGAACAAAAGAAACGTGCGATAAAGCGGATTAGTGCGATTTACAAGCTAGGCTACAATAAGGAAGATGAACACTTCTTGAGGATATTGTTTGGTGCTCAGGATATGCAGGATCTTGTGGAAAAGTATAAGTATATGGGGGTTATCGCCGAAGCAGATCAAGATATGTTAAAGGAGATACAACTTCGACAGAAAGAAATTGCACAAAAATCCACTGAAATTGTTCACCAAATCCAATTAGCAAAGGAAGCAGAGAAAGCAAAGCAAGCGGAACGTTTACTCCTGCTCGCCCAAGAACGGAGACGCCAACAACTCCTACATAAGTACCGGACAGAGAAAGGAACTCATAACCAAGCGTTAAAGGAGTTAAGAGCTGCTGTTGCACAGTTGGAGGAACGACTCGGAATCGCCAGTGATGAACATCTTACAAAACAGGCGCAGGCGATTAAAAGCATTCGGCCGGCCCTGTTTGGCAAACTCCCTTGGCCCGTCGTCGGGGTGATTGTGCGGAGCCAAACGCCCACTGACCGTGGTATCACCATTAAAGCAAAGAAGGGGAAACCGGTGCGGTGTGTTGCAGATGGTATTGTTGCAGACTCCGAATCAATTATAGGCTATGGTAACACAGTTGTCGTTATGCACGGGAATGGATACATCTCCCTTTATGCGCATCTGTCAGATATATCTGTGAAACGGGGTGATATCGTTCAAGCGAAACAGGTCCTCGGAACCGTCGGCGAAACCGGATCCCTGATTGGTTCAGTGCTTTACTTTGCGCTTTGGAAGGACTATGAGCCTTTGAATACGCGAAGATGGTTACAAGAAAGATGAGTTAATATCAATCGGTTTTTCAATCGACATCCCGATTGGGGAGAAGACATGGCATACAAATACGAAACCGTTATCGGTTTGGAGATTCACGCTGAATTATCGACAAACAGCAAACTCTTTTGCAACTGTGAGGTTAAGTTTGGATCCGAGGCAAATACGCAAACCTGTCCAATCTGTTTGGGGATGCCCGGTGTGCTGCCTGTGATGAATCAGCGGGCGGTCGAATTCTCAATCCGTGCCGCTTTAGGCCTGAACTGCAAAATCGCGTCTTACAGCAAATTCGATCGGAAAAATTATTTCTATCCAGATTTGCCCAAAGGTTACCAGATCTCACAGTATGATCTACCCCTCGCCTACGACGGTTATGTCAATTATGAACTGGATGGCGAAACGAAGCGTGTTCGCATTAATCGTATTCACTTAGAGGAGGATGCCGGAAAGTTAGTCCATGCGGATGTGACAGGAAATCCAAATCAGAGCTATGTAGACTTCAATCGTTCATGTGTGCCGTTGTTAGAGATTGTTAGTGAGCCGGATCTCCGCACCCCCGCAGAAGCAATTGTCTACTGGCGCGCTGTCAAAGAAATTCTAGAGTATGTCGAAGTCAGCGATTGTAACATGGAGGAGGGAAGTTTCCGATGTGATGCGAATATCTCCCTGCGTCCTGTCGGCAGCAAAGAACTAGGAACACGAACGGAGTTAAAAAACAAAAATTCATTTCAGCATGTGTTGACCGCCTTGGAATACGAAGAGAAACGTCAAGCACGGCTTCTCGATCAGGGCGAGGAAGTTGTCCAAGAAACTGTACTGTTTGATATCAACACCGGCAGGACAGCACCCATGCGTAGCAAAGAAGAAGCTCACGATTATCGCTACTTTCCTGAACCGGACCTTGTTCCTTTTGAGGTAGATGGAGCAGAAGTTGAATGTATTCGAGCATCGTTGCCGGAACTACCCGCCGAGCGCCGCAAACGTTTTGTCGAAGAGTACGATATTCCTACCTATGATGCAGAATTTCTCACCGCCACACGACAGATAGCAGACTTTTTCGATGAAACAGCACGTCTCAGCAGTGATCCAAAGTCGGGCAGTAACTGGATCATGGGTGACTTGTCGGGGCTGTTGAACAATGCAGGGATAGAGATTCAGGAGGCTAAAGTAACGCCCGCTCACCTCAGCGAACTGATTCAGCTAATTAAAGATCAGACAATCAGTGGTAAAATTGCTAAATCCGTCCTACCCGATGTCTTTGAAACCGGCAAAACTCCAAAACAGATCGTTGAAGAGAAAGGGCTTTCGCAGATTTCCGACGTGTCTGCAATCGAGTCAATCGTCGATCAGGCCATCGAAGAAAATCCAGGTCCTGCACAAGATTACCGAGATGGAAAGCAGAAGGCAATCGGTTTCCTCGTCGGTCAAGTGACCCACAGATGGCCAACCAACTTTTGCGACAAAAACTTGACGGGTAAGGCACCAACAAACAATGGCTGAGATTGCCAACATTTTGCAGGTAGACACACCGTCTGGTAGTTCTCAAGTCATCCTTTTTATTCCGAGTAAAGATCGGGATGGTCATGAAATTGATCAGGTGTATTGGGTTGATGAAAGCTTGAGTGTTGTTGGTCGGCTCTTTCGAGGAGGCACTGCTTTCCCACCCGGTAAAGGTGTGTGGCGCGATGATGCACGCGGTGAACAGCTTCTTTTTGAGACCACTGTAATGGTTCTTTCGTTTGCTGATCCTAACGACTTAACCGAATTTGCCTTATTAGAACTGAAAGCATTTTTGATGCGTTTAGGGC
The genomic region above belongs to Candidatus Poribacteria bacterium and contains:
- a CDS encoding Ldh family oxidoreductase, which translates into the protein MATTHKLQASHLHSITRRIFVAAGATRHIADDVAEILVNANLAGHDSHGVLRIPAYLRSIEGGGIVPNVEPEVARETANTMFFDGKNCFGHYIARQAMNRAIEKAKAADICSVSIVNTGHIGRLGEYAEAAASAGCIGIITTGGGGRMQGITVPFGGAGGATGTNPIAVGVPTGDDAPFVIDIATSMIAEGKIQVARSKGEDLPEDHIVDKNGNPSVKPADFYDGGFLLPFGLHKGYSIGLLVCLLGGLSGTFDIEKGAMGGCFMQVINVNSLTPLDEYQQGVRAFLDGIKSIPPAPGFNEVLVPGDFEHRNRVQRLADDIELPDTIHQQISECAEKLGVSMSEDAVEPADAERYE
- a CDS encoding sugar kinase — encoded protein: MYDLVTFGEAMVRLTSPEFRRLEQSSTLLMDAGGAELNVAVNGAQLGLRTAWVSRLVDNWSGKFIANKGRELGVDTSHIAWTPFDGVGLERNGFYHVELSAGPRASTVTYDRGYSAISNIQPGEINWSQIFDGARWFHLSGITPALSESAAAVAKEALQAARAADVKTSYDLNFRSKLWNAEQAQAANREMMDHVCVLIGNEEDFEMALGFKAEGTTESFSQLDPESYKEVAQRVCEAFPNIEMIGTTLRDAKTGWLNDWRTLLFDGSDFYLSRIYENLELVDRVGGGDSFSAGLIYSLLSGKSLQEAVDFGGGYSALAHTFPGDFNWATAEEAESAMQAGSVRIRR
- a CDS encoding nitroreductase, translating into MSQDTLSTEIRSVPTDQRFPVTETIRSRRTIFQFKPDPVPQDVLEEILEAGIWSPNHHLTEPWRFTVIGEETKLILAERYSEIQIEKITSNPKAAAAADEAILAKAGEQGFKKFTSKPTIVAVSCLQDGDEQRKREDYAATCCAMLNIQLAGWERGVGMQWSTGAITLEQNTYDLLGIDSDCEYIIGFYYMGYPAEVPTHERKPVSEQIRWTD
- a CDS encoding aldo/keto reductase, with the protein product MQVVDLGRTGLRVSRLSIGTGTHGWGGKSDQTALGLKGLVDLLHFAHDQGVTFWDAADQYGSHSYIKEALKGLDRSSVVITSKTVSRTRESVENDVKRFLKEIGSDYVDIVLLHCLTEFDWPERYPDAMEALERCKEQGLIRAHGVSCHDYGAFQTAAMTKWVEVVLARINYTGVHMDASPADVIRTMEQMAAFGKGIYGMKVLGQSKLAEEDGPKQGIEFVMGLPCVHAMTIGMTSRSEVEENVAIVNELAD
- a CDS encoding peptidoglycan DD-metalloendopeptidase family protein is translated as MKLFDLKILSPFVYIIAASLLQVPALLLAQNPEQTEQWQREHEEKKEEKRSLEEQRNTIIQKEQGILQKLQEIETKLATNKKELARYQQEIENHTLEAAELQRELEELLSQDKEQKKRAIKRISAIYKLGYNKEDEHFLRILFGAQDMQDLVEKYKYMGVIAEADQDMLKEIQLRQKEIAQKSTEIVHQIQLAKEAEKAKQAERLLLLAQERRRQQLLHKYRTEKGTHNQALKELRAAVAQLEERLGIASDEHLTKQAQAIKSIRPALFGKLPWPVVGVIVRSQTPTDRGITIKAKKGKPVRCVADGIVADSESIIGYGNTVVVMHGNGYISLYAHLSDISVKRGDIVQAKQVLGTVGETGSLIGSVLYFALWKDYEPLNTRRWLQER
- the gatB gene encoding Asp-tRNA(Asn)/Glu-tRNA(Gln) amidotransferase subunit GatB, whose amino-acid sequence is MAYKYETVIGLEIHAELSTNSKLFCNCEVKFGSEANTQTCPICLGMPGVLPVMNQRAVEFSIRAALGLNCKIASYSKFDRKNYFYPDLPKGYQISQYDLPLAYDGYVNYELDGETKRVRINRIHLEEDAGKLVHADVTGNPNQSYVDFNRSCVPLLEIVSEPDLRTPAEAIVYWRAVKEILEYVEVSDCNMEEGSFRCDANISLRPVGSKELGTRTELKNKNSFQHVLTALEYEEKRQARLLDQGEEVVQETVLFDINTGRTAPMRSKEEAHDYRYFPEPDLVPFEVDGAEVECIRASLPELPAERRKRFVEEYDIPTYDAEFLTATRQIADFFDETARLSSDPKSGSNWIMGDLSGLLNNAGIEIQEAKVTPAHLSELIQLIKDQTISGKIAKSVLPDVFETGKTPKQIVEEKGLSQISDVSAIESIVDQAIEENPGPAQDYRDGKQKAIGFLVGQVTHRWPTNFCDKNLTGKAPTNNG